The following are encoded in a window of Peromyscus leucopus breed LL Stock chromosome X, UCI_PerLeu_2.1, whole genome shotgun sequence genomic DNA:
- the Armcx3 gene encoding armadillo repeat-containing X-linked protein 3, which translates to MGYARKVGWVTAGLVIGAGACYCIYRLARGRKQTKEKMAESGTAEVDDAGDCSGARYNDWSDDDDDSNESKSIVWYPPWARIGTEAGTRARARARARATRARRAVQKRASPNSDDTVLSPQELQKVLCLVEMSEKPYILEAALIALGNNAAYAFNRDIIRDLGGLPIVAKILNTRDPIVKEKALIVLNNLSVNAENQRRLKIYMNQVCDDTVTSRLNSSVQLAGLRLLTNMTVTNEYQHILANSVSDFFRLFSAGNEETKLQVLKLLLNLAENPAMTRELLRAQVPPSLGSLFNKKENKEVILKLLMVIENISDNFQWEEHESAQNHFSEDSFFSFLKEFQVCADKVLGIESHHDFLVKVKVGKVAAKLTERMFPQSQE; encoded by the coding sequence ATGGGCTACGCCAGGAAAGTAGGCTGGGTGACTGCAGGCCTGGTGATTGGGGCTGGAGCCTGCTATTGCATTTACAGATTGGCCCGAGGAAGGAAGCAGACCAAGGAGAAAATGGCCGAGAGCGGCACTGCTGAGGTGGATGATGCTGGGGACTGTTCTGGGGCCAGGTATAACGACTGGTCTGACGATGATGATGACAGTAACGAGAGCAAGAGTATAGTTTGGTATCCACCTTGGGCCCGGATTGGCACTGAAGCAGggaccagagccagagccagggcaAGGGCCAGGGCTACAAGGGCTCGGAGAGCTGTCCAGAAAAGGGCTTCTCCTAATTCAGATGATACTGTTTTGTCCCCTCAAGAGTTACAAAAAGTACTTTGCTTGGTTGAGATGTCTGAAAAGCCTTATATTCTTGAAGCAGCTTTAATTGCTCTAGGTAATAATGCTGCTTATGCATTTAACAGAGATATTATTCGTGATTTGGGTGGTCTCCCAATTGTTGCAAAGATTCTCAATACTCGGGATCCCATTGTTAAGGAAAAGGCTTTAATTGTCCTAAATAACTTGAGTGTGAATGCCGAAAATCAGCGCAGGCTTAAGATATACATGAATCAAGTGTGTGATGACACAGTCACTTCCCGACTGAACTCCTCGGTGCAGCTGGCTGGACTCAGATTGCTTACCAATATGACTGTTACTAATGAGTATCAGCACATACTTGCTAATTCCGTTTCAGACTTTTTTCGTTTATTTTCAGCAGGAAATGAAGAAACCAAGCTTCAGGTTTTGAAACTCCTTTTGAATCTGGCTGAAAACCCAGCCATGACTAGAGAACTGCTTAGGGCTCAAGTGCCACCTTCACTGGGCTCCCTCTTTAATAAGAAGGAGAACAAAGAGGTCATTCTGAAACTCCTGATGGTTATTGAGAACATCAGTGACAATTTCCAATGGGAAGAGCATGAGTCTGCTCAGAATCACTTTAGTGAGGATtcgtttttttcctttttaaaagaatttcaagTGTGTGCTGATAAGGTTCTGGGAATAGAAAGCCACCATGATTTTCTAGTGAAAGTAAAAGTTGGAAAAGTTGCAGCCAAACTGACTGAGCGGATGTTTCCCCAAAGCCAGGAATAA